Below is a window of Sulfitobacter sp. SK012 DNA.
TACGTGAATTAGAAATCTTAGAGGCAAGGTTAATTCAAAAGCGCAGTGCTCTTGAGGAGTCGCGGGCGCAGCGGGATAGAACTCGGGCAGTGCTCGCACCGTTAAGCGAAGAGATAGAGCTGACGGGAGGTATGGTCGATCGAGGTGTTGTTCCAAAGATTGAACTCTTGCGCTTGCAATCACGTTTTGCTGAATTATCGGGAGACATTTCTGTGAGCCTTGCAGCTGAACCGCGGGCAAAAGCGGCGATCGGGGAAGTTCAGGGCCAAATCAAAGCGGCGCGCTCTGGTTATGTGCTTGCGGCACGACTTCGGCTGGCAAAATTACAGCTGGAACTCGCGGTTGTGCAAGAAACGCTTCGTGCTGCCAATGATCGTGTCAAACGCGCCGAACTTCGCGCGCCAGTACTTGGGACGATTAACACGATTCACATGACGACGCTTGGCGCAGTGGTTCAACCAGGTGCTGCGCTGTTTGACATTGTGCCAATCGACGACAGCCTGCTGATTGAAGCGGATTTGGGGCCGCGTGACATCGCCTTTGTTCGAATGGGTGAGCGCGCTTCAGTCAAGATTTCCGCCTATGACTATCTGATCTACGGCGCGATGGAGGGGGAAGTGGTACGGATTGGCGCTGACACCATTAAACACCAAGACGGAACAGAATTCTTTCGGGTCGTGATCCAGACAGATAAGTCCTATCTGGGTACAAGTGAAAACCAGTTGCCGATCACCGCTGGCATGATTGCATCTGTTGACATTCAAACCGGGCAGAAAACAGTGCTGTCTTATCTTGCCAAACCAATTCTGCGGGCGAAATCGGAAGCGCTGCGCGAGCGCTAGATCACTTTTTTGTCAAAGCGAAAACACCATTCCAATTAGGCGGCGGCGGCTCAGCGCGCAGATCCGTTACGCGCCCTCGGTAAAGATCTACATACCGCTCAAGGCCCAACCTGAGCTCTTTAAACGGCGTTTCGATCTGCGACAATATGGACTCAACGCTGTCCCAATCTTGCGCACGATAGGCAGCGTGCATCGTGGCATTAAGGCTGGATGCTTGTTGAAAAACGGGGTCGGCGCGAAGTCTATCGTTCCCCACCAGCGCAAAAATATTCTCCGGAACCTCTTTGCCCACAACTCGGACCGTATCGAGTTCGAGAAGCGCGAAATCTTTCGTTGCGTCACGTGCTGTGTTGGAACCCAGAATGATGCGTGCACCGTAGTAA
It encodes the following:
- a CDS encoding HlyD family type I secretion periplasmic adaptor subunit; protein product: MFGNRIEDEFANNISAAPTALHDRSSWTLLLAVALGIAAFLFWAATYQIEETARAVGRVIPSQQVQIVQSLEGGIVRALMVREGDIVEAGDVLMQIDDIRFTSERGELLEQSSAIAAETTRLRAEAEFEPKLTFPEELVARNPQATAVEQEVFLSRREQLVRELEILEARLIQKRSALEESRAQRDRTRAVLAPLSEEIELTGGMVDRGVVPKIELLRLQSRFAELSGDISVSLAAEPRAKAAIGEVQGQIKAARSGYVLAARLRLAKLQLELAVVQETLRAANDRVKRAELRAPVLGTINTIHMTTLGAVVQPGAALFDIVPIDDSLLIEADLGPRDIAFVRMGERASVKISAYDYLIYGAMEGEVVRIGADTIKHQDGTEFFRVVIQTDKSYLGTSENQLPITAGMIASVDIQTGQKTVLSYLAKPILRAKSEALRER